A genome region from Pseudomonas anguilliseptica includes the following:
- a CDS encoding type II secretion system protein N: MQLQVPQRWLQRQATSFVGIALILAMSISLAWQSADWLRLLRAPVAASSNSTSEAPAAVVNPEIGQLFGTSSAASDGPAPSTNLRLTLLGSFVHADPQRSTAIILSEGSTAQRYSVNNEISSGVRLHSVAADRVELLRNGRRESLSFPLNSSTAGSLQSNTQEVMADPLEQLSEMESDDLSQLRERMDALRQQMQDSGSLPETAEPTEQPMEEN; the protein is encoded by the coding sequence TTGCAACTTCAGGTTCCCCAACGCTGGCTACAGCGCCAGGCCACTTCCTTTGTTGGCATCGCGCTGATTCTTGCCATGAGCATCAGCCTGGCCTGGCAAAGCGCCGACTGGCTACGCTTGCTGCGCGCGCCCGTAGCTGCCAGCAGCAACAGCACAAGCGAAGCGCCGGCGGCGGTAGTCAACCCCGAGATTGGCCAACTGTTCGGCACCAGCAGCGCCGCCAGTGATGGCCCTGCGCCCAGCACCAACCTGCGCCTGACCCTGCTCGGCAGCTTTGTCCATGCCGATCCACAACGCTCCACTGCAATCATCCTCAGCGAAGGCAGCACGGCCCAGCGCTACAGCGTCAACAACGAAATCAGCAGCGGCGTGCGCCTGCATTCGGTGGCCGCAGACCGCGTCGAGCTGCTGCGCAATGGCCGCCGCGAAAGCCTCAGTTTCCCACTCAACAGTTCGACCGCCGGCAGCCTGCAGAGCAACACCCAGGAGGTTATGGCCGATCCGCTTGAGCAGCTCAGCGAAATGGAATCCGATGATCTGAGCCAACTGCGTGAGCGTATGGACGCCCTGCGCCAGCAGATGCAGGACTCCGGCAGCCTGCCGGAGACTGCAGAACCCACCGAACAGCCCATGGAAGAAAACTGA